The genomic interval TAACCGTCACAAATGCATCAGGATCAATACTTCTTACCAGTTGTTTCAATTTTGTGAATTCAGTCTGGTCGACAACACACATCAATACAGGTCTTTCATTATTCGTAAAACCTCCATGTGCTGTTAGACGTGTGACACCGCGGTCAATATCGTTCAGAATGGCATTTTGCACCTCAACCTGCATATTTGTAATAATCATCACCATTTTTGAACGTCCCCAGCCTATTTGCACAATATCAATTGTTTTACTTGTTACATACAGGGCGATTAACGCATAAAGACCCCGTTCAATATCAAATACAAATGCAGCTAATAACACAATTAATCCATCAATTAATGCAACACATGTACCGAGTGATAGCCCGGTAAATTTATGAATGATTTGTGCGGCAAGGTCTGTTCCGCCCGTCGATGCTTTCCCTCGAAAAACAATTCCGAGCCCCAGGCCAATTGAAATTCCGCCAAATAAGGAACCTAATAACGGATCAAGTGTTGCCGGCTGCCAGCTTCTTGTGGCAAACACAACAAACGGAACAAAAATAGTCCCAATCAATGTCTTAAACCCGAACTGTTTTCCTAGTAAAATAACACCTGCAATGAAAAGCGGAATATTGAATGCCCATTGCACATAAGCAGGTTCAAAGCCAAATATCGCATCTAAAATGGTACTTATCCCACTGACACCGCCGGAAGCAATCCGGTTTGGAAGTAAAAACAAATTAAAACCGATCGCGACGAAGGCTGACCCAATTAATATGTATAGATATTCAATGAATTTTTCAAGGTTAGGATTTGAATGATGATGTCGTTTCCGTACATTCATGGGTTTCCCCCCTTTTTTCTGAGATGAGTGATAAAATATCCTAGACGAGTATAGCAGACGATACTTAAGCTGTGAACAACAGCTAAATAACGTGGTAATTGGTTAAAGAGTTATTGTACACTTAAGTATTTATGAGTAGTGTTTGCTAGAAGGATAAAAAAATCCATTAAGACTTTTACAACAAAAAACAACCAGGCTGCAGATGCAAACCTGGTTGTTTTCGATATTAGGATAATTTTGAACGTAAAAACGCATCAATAAATGGATCTAGCTCGCCATCCATAACAGCATGCACGTTTCCAATTTCTGTGTTTGTACGGTGGTCTTTTACCATTGAATATGGGTGGAAGACGTATGAACGAATTTGGCTTCCCCAACCGATGTCTTTTTGCTCGCCGCGGATTTCTGCAAGCTCTGCTTCCTGCTCTTCAATTTTCTTTTGATAAAGCTTCGCTTGAAGCATTTTCATCGCACGTTCACGGTTTTTAATTTGTGAACGCTCTGTTTGGCATGTCACAACAACATTTGTTGGAAGATGTGTAATCCGGACCGCTGAGTCAGTTGTATTAATATGCTGACCACCAGCACCGCTTGCACGGTACGTATCAACTTTTAAATCTTCCGTCCGAATCTCAATTTCAATTTCTTCATTAAATTCTGGCATAACTTCACAAGAAACGAATGATGTATGACGACGACCTGATGAATCAAATGGTGAAATACGTACTAAACGATGGACACCTTTTTCAGCTTTCAAATAGCCGTAAGCGTTATGTCCTTTAATAAGCAATGTCACACTTTTGATCCCAGCTTCATCACCTGGTAAATAATCAAGTGTTTCAACCTTGAAGCCCTTTTTCTCTGCCCAGCGTGTGTACATACGAAGCAGCATTGAACCCCAGTCCTGTGACTCGGTACCGCCAGCACCTGGATGCAGCTCTAAGATCGCATTATTTTTATCATGCTGTTCACTTAAAAGAAGCTGAAGTTCGAAATCATTTAACTTACTTACCAAATCCGTGATTTCCGAAACAAGTTCCTCTTGTAAATCTGCGTCTTCCTCTTCCTTCACAAGCTCATATGTTAATTGCAAATTCTCATAAGACTCGTTTAACTCATGAAATTGGTCGACCATTTCCTTTAACGCATTTGTTTCATTAATAACAGCTTGTGCCGCATTTTGGTTATCCCAAAAATCAGGTGCAGTCATTTGCCCTTCAAGCTGCTGAATTCGCGCTTCTTTGATATCGAGGTCAAAGAGACCCCCTAAAGTCCGCTAAACGTTTAGCTGTATTTTCAAGTTCATGTCGAATTTCTACTAATTCCATTACAGTCACCTCGGGGTTAATTTATTAGTTATTTTGGATATTTGTTTGTTGCGAATGATTAGAGGTTCTCACATTGAGAAAGTAAGGTGAGAGGTC from Metabacillus sediminilitoris carries:
- a CDS encoding YitT family protein gives rise to the protein MNVRKRHHHSNPNLEKFIEYLYILIGSAFVAIGFNLFLLPNRIASGGVSGISTILDAIFGFEPAYVQWAFNIPLFIAGVILLGKQFGFKTLIGTIFVPFVVFATRSWQPATLDPLLGSLFGGISIGLGLGIVFRGKASTGGTDLAAQIIHKFTGLSLGTCVALIDGLIVLLAAFVFDIERGLYALIALYVTSKTIDIVQIGWGRSKMVMIITNMQVEVQNAILNDIDRGVTRLTAHGGFTNNERPVLMCVVDQTEFTKLKQLVRSIDPDAFVTVTDASEVLGEGFKRT
- the prfB gene encoding peptide chain release factor 2 (programmed frameshift), with product MELVEIRHELENTAKRLADFRGSLDLDIKEARIQQLEGQMTAPDFWDNQNAAQAVINETNALKEMVDQFHELNESYENLQLTYELVKEEEDADLQEELVSEITDLVSKLNDFELQLLLSEQHDKNNAILELHPGAGGTESQDWGSMLLRMYTRWAEKKGFKVETLDYLPGDEAGIKSVTLLIKGHNAYGYLKAEKGVHRLVRISPFDSSGRRHTSFVSCEVMPEFNEEIEIEIRTEDLKVDTYRASGAGGQHINTTDSAVRITHLPTNVVVTCQTERSQIKNRERAMKMLQAKLYQKKIEEQEAELAEIRGEQKDIGWGSQIRSYVFHPYSMVKDHRTNTEIGNVHAVMDGELDPFIDAFLRSKLS